From Acidobacteriota bacterium, one genomic window encodes:
- a CDS encoding PIN domain-containing protein — protein sequence MEKVFADAFFWIALANPGDHWYHAAKRFNEENPEISLVTTEEVLTEFLNYYSNSGERHRRIVGAMCQQVSVHPKIEVIEQSHQSFVRGLELYRMRDDKGYSLTDCISMSIMKEMGLQSVLTHDNHFTQEGFTTLL from the coding sequence ATGGAAAAGGTTTTTGCGGATGCATTTTTTTGGATCGCCCTCGCTAATCCCGGCGATCACTGGTACCACGCGGCGAAACGATTCAACGAGGAAAATCCTGAAATTTCGTTGGTAACAACCGAAGAAGTTCTGACTGAGTTTTTGAACTATTATTCCAACTCAGGAGAACGCCACCGAAGAATCGTCGGTGCGATGTGCCAGCAAGTCTCCGTTCATCCAAAAATCGAGGTCATCGAACAATCGCACCAATCGTTCGTCAGGGGTTTGGAATTGTATCGTATGCGCGACGACAAGGGTTACAGTTTGACCGATTGCATTTCGATGTCGATTATGAAAGAGATGGGGCTTCAAAGTGTCTTGACTCACGATAACCACTTCACGCAAGAGGGATTTACGACTCTACTTTGA
- a CDS encoding DUF1778 domain-containing protein: MITTKENRENRFSIRATTKQKELISRAAQRSNKTISEFVLEHAVEAAEALEMDNANFVVSREKYEQFLAALDDDEVVRAVDTVKDLRKAKSAAKAQSIAAIFEVLSNEIALEEWQLLPPDGAENHDHYLYGSPKKKK, encoded by the coding sequence ATGATCACCACCAAAGAAAATCGTGAAAATCGCTTCAGCATTCGCGCGACGACTAAGCAAAAAGAATTGATTTCGCGTGCGGCGCAGCGGAGCAATAAGACTATCAGCGAATTTGTTTTAGAACACGCCGTCGAAGCCGCCGAAGCACTTGAAATGGACAACGCGAATTTTGTCGTCAGTCGTGAAAAATATGAGCAGTTTCTGGCAGCTCTCGATGACGACGAAGTTGTTCGTGCAGTGGATACGGTGAAAGATCTCAGGAAAGCGAAGAGTGCGGCGAAAGCGCAGTCGATCGCAGCCATTTTTGAAGTTCTGAGCAATGAAATTGCCCTCGAAGAGTGGCAGTTGCTCCCGCCGGACGGAGCGGAAAATCACGATCATTATCTCTACGGGTCGCCGAAAAAGAAAAAGTAA
- a CDS encoding M28 family peptidase, whose amino-acid sequence MKLITGVLFGLAICSLMMNGTITAQKAKVYSERTPTTFERPSLVKKYQKTISPEFLASHLGFLASDFFEGRGTGTRGQRMAAEYLASQYRQMGLSPKGNAQPSPMSPKHYLQSFSLYQVRPKETRLEIVANGNKVSESIFSDGKHDDLSFYKGGGVTDASGGVVFVGYGIADDALEFNEFAALSAKGISIEGKWLIMLADEPLSDAETSLLPTDGNKISRWTTGFVEKRVARWNAGRPKGILVVSDLSPRNKSAFAEAAATAALSFQLRGPLSYFQPEQIPPTFNISAKFANQILASSGQRIENVKQQIDQSLLPKVFEVKDVAVISKAVQSPKLDTENVLAFIEGSDPKLKDEVIVISAHYDHLGIDPQLKGDQIFNGAADDGTGTVATLALAAAFMQAKRDGFAPRRSILFANFTAEETGLLGSFYYTNVDPRIPLEKTVANVNMDGVGGTDLKNPTGSRDYVYITGARNLSEELIEINGRIKTVMGSTLNLTDGASFGFASDDRHFRGQLIPYIYYSTGRTEYYHTVGDTPETIDYEHFARVVQLIFANTWQVANQQSRITSVDRSKLKVNGYACEECGLECDLETRKRPLAEPGVCPVCGMNLVPNYVLSK is encoded by the coding sequence ATGAAACTAATTACAGGTGTTCTGTTCGGATTGGCAATCTGCAGTCTGATGATGAATGGGACCATTACTGCACAAAAAGCAAAGGTGTATTCCGAAAGAACACCGACGACTTTTGAACGTCCCTCGTTGGTCAAGAAATATCAGAAGACAATTTCGCCTGAATTTCTAGCGTCACATCTTGGATTCCTCGCTTCGGATTTTTTTGAAGGTCGCGGAACCGGTACGCGCGGACAGCGTATGGCGGCGGAATATCTGGCGTCACAATATCGGCAGATGGGGCTTTCGCCAAAAGGAAATGCTCAACCAAGTCCGATGTCGCCAAAGCATTATTTGCAATCCTTTTCGCTTTATCAAGTCAGACCAAAAGAAACCCGTTTGGAAATTGTCGCCAACGGAAACAAGGTTTCAGAGAGTATTTTTTCAGACGGAAAGCACGACGATCTATCGTTCTATAAAGGCGGCGGCGTGACGGACGCAAGTGGCGGAGTTGTGTTTGTAGGTTACGGAATTGCGGATGATGCGCTTGAATTTAATGAGTTTGCTGCCCTTTCTGCCAAAGGAATTTCGATAGAAGGCAAATGGCTCATAATGCTCGCAGACGAGCCCTTGTCTGATGCTGAGACAAGCCTTTTGCCAACTGACGGTAATAAAATTTCCCGTTGGACCACGGGATTTGTCGAAAAAAGAGTCGCTCGGTGGAATGCGGGTCGTCCGAAGGGGATTCTGGTCGTCAGCGATTTGAGTCCGCGGAACAAATCCGCATTTGCCGAAGCAGCCGCAACAGCGGCTCTGAGCTTTCAGCTTCGCGGCCCTTTGTCGTATTTCCAGCCTGAGCAAATTCCGCCAACATTCAATATTTCAGCCAAATTTGCCAATCAGATCCTGGCTTCTTCGGGGCAGAGAATTGAGAACGTCAAACAACAAATCGACCAAAGCTTACTGCCCAAGGTCTTTGAGGTCAAAGATGTTGCCGTTATCTCGAAAGCAGTTCAAAGTCCGAAACTGGATACGGAAAACGTCTTGGCATTTATCGAAGGCTCGGATCCAAAACTAAAGGACGAAGTCATTGTAATTTCAGCTCATTACGACCATCTCGGCATCGATCCTCAGCTCAAAGGCGACCAGATTTTCAACGGAGCGGCGGATGACGGAACCGGAACGGTTGCCACGCTTGCGCTTGCCGCAGCATTTATGCAGGCAAAACGCGACGGATTTGCCCCGCGCCGTTCGATTCTCTTCGCCAATTTCACCGCCGAAGAAACCGGCCTTTTGGGCTCGTTTTACTATACAAATGTTGATCCGCGGATTCCTTTGGAAAAAACGGTTGCCAACGTCAATATGGACGGAGTCGGCGGAACGGATTTGAAGAATCCAACCGGGAGCCGGGACTACGTTTACATCACCGGCGCAAGAAATCTCTCCGAAGAATTGATTGAAATAAACGGAAGAATCAAGACTGTAATGGGGAGTACGCTGAATTTAACTGATGGCGCAAGTTTCGGTTTCGCCTCCGACGACAGACATTTTCGGGGACAATTGATCCCTTATATTTACTATTCGACTGGTCGCACCGAGTATTATCACACGGTTGGAGACACTCCCGAAACCATTGACTACGAGCACTTTGCGCGAGTTGTGCAACTGATCTTTGCCAACACCTGGCAAGTCGCCAATCAACAATCACGAATTACGAGCGTTGACCGCAGCAAGTTGAAAGTCAACGGCTATGCTTGCGAAGAATGCGGCTTGGAATGCGATCTCGAAACAAGGAAAAGGCCTTTAGCCGAACCGGGAGTTTGCCCGGTTTGCGGGATGAATTTAGTGCCGAATTATGTGCTTTCGAAATAA
- a CDS encoding PD40 domain-containing protein, translating into MENRWRFAKDRSSAESGNPANFIMRRKQAVFIVVILLGLTNYATAQTNPSPIFYHNPHWSSDGKRIVFESTRDGKSAIYTISSNGSNLRKLTDGNSADGQPRWSRDGKMIVFYSERDGRLQLYVMNADGSNQRRLTDSGSLDYLPDFSPKGDLVVFQSRKERPGIAHDIYVVRVDGTDRTRLTDERNGYTSPKWSPDGTKILFERAIVTKRYYRDLSREEMGQMKNSTEIFVMDKNGTNLKNLTNNEVEDSTPQWSRSGRTIYFMSRRDGLLNVYAMKADGTKVRKVADGKIVTNPFISPDEKHFAYTKEVEGKWGLYVYEIKSGKERLLIG; encoded by the coding sequence ATGGAAAATCGATGGAGGTTTGCGAAAGATCGTTCAAGCGCAGAAAGTGGGAATCCGGCAAATTTTATTATGAGAAGAAAACAAGCAGTATTTATCGTCGTCATTCTTCTCGGTCTGACAAATTACGCAACAGCGCAAACAAACCCGAGTCCGATCTTTTATCACAATCCGCACTGGTCATCGGATGGCAAACGGATTGTTTTTGAGTCAACAAGAGACGGCAAATCAGCCATTTACACAATTTCTTCCAACGGCTCAAATCTCCGCAAGCTGACCGACGGTAATAGTGCGGATGGACAGCCACGCTGGTCGCGTGATGGGAAAATGATCGTTTTCTATTCCGAACGTGACGGTCGCTTGCAGTTGTATGTAATGAACGCGGACGGATCGAATCAACGCAGATTGACGGATTCCGGCTCTTTGGATTATCTACCTGATTTCTCTCCTAAGGGTGATCTGGTGGTCTTTCAATCTCGAAAGGAACGTCCGGGAATCGCCCACGATATCTACGTGGTTCGTGTCGATGGAACCGATAGAACCCGTTTGACCGATGAACGGAACGGTTACACCAGCCCCAAATGGTCGCCCGATGGAACGAAGATTCTCTTTGAACGAGCGATCGTTACCAAAAGATACTATCGCGACCTGTCGAGAGAAGAAATGGGGCAGATGAAGAATTCAACCGAGATTTTCGTCATGGATAAAAACGGTACGAACCTGAAAAACCTGACCAATAACGAAGTCGAAGATTCTACGCCGCAATGGTCCAGGAGCGGAAGAACCATCTACTTCATGTCGAGGCGGGACGGTTTGTTAAATGTCTATGCGATGAAAGCGGACGGAACAAAAGTCCGCAAAGTTGCCGACGGGAAAATCGTGACCAATCCGTTCATTTCGCCTGATGAAAAGCACTTTGCGTATACCAAGGAAGTTGAAGGCAAATGGGGGCTTTACGTTTATGAAATCAAGAGTGGAAAGGAACGCCTTTTAATTGGCTGA
- a CDS encoding helix-turn-helix domain-containing protein has protein sequence MTLTNSEIALAQNGQKILSGKKRATLVVDDQNVELSLAVTKILAKTLSYIAKGKTVAVTPEPTEFSSQQAADFLKVSRPFLVKLLETGEIPFRKVGKHRRVRFEDLISYKQKIDDKRLKVLAKLAEQAQELDLGY, from the coding sequence ATGACTTTAACTAACAGTGAAATTGCGTTGGCTCAAAATGGACAAAAGATATTATCGGGAAAAAAGAGAGCAACATTGGTCGTTGATGATCAAAACGTCGAACTTTCTTTGGCGGTTACGAAGATTTTGGCGAAAACTTTGTCGTACATTGCCAAAGGAAAAACTGTTGCCGTTACACCCGAACCCACCGAATTTTCTTCACAACAAGCCGCAGATTTCTTGAAAGTATCGCGTCCGTTTTTAGTTAAATTACTGGAAACGGGCGAAATACCTTTTCGCAAAGTCGGCAAACATCGTCGTGTCAGATTTGAAGATCTAATTTCGTATAAACAAAAGATTGACGATAAACGCCTGAAAGTATTGGCCAAACTTGCCGAGCAAGCCCAAGAACTCGATTTAGGATATTAG
- a CDS encoding PIN domain-containing protein: MKSAIVILDACVLFPAPLRDFLMHLALLDVFQARWTNEIHAEWIRNVLEMRPDLNEKQLNRTRDLMNTHIRDCLVENYQHLINRITLPDENDRHVLAAAIKSNAEIILTFNLRDFPNDILQTHNLKAIKPDRLLSELFDANAEKFNLAFARQLKSLKNPPKTAVELLQILESQPLEETIEKLRNHRNQVC, translated from the coding sequence TTGAAGTCGGCGATTGTAATTCTTGATGCGTGCGTTTTGTTTCCCGCTCCGCTTCGGGATTTTTTGATGCACCTCGCGTTGTTGGATGTTTTTCAAGCCCGTTGGACAAACGAAATTCACGCTGAGTGGATCCGGAATGTCTTGGAAATGCGTCCAGATTTGAATGAAAAACAACTCAATCGCACGAGAGATCTAATGAATACTCACATCCGAGATTGTTTGGTGGAAAACTATCAGCATTTGATTAATAGAATTACGTTGCCCGACGAAAATGACCGCCACGTTTTAGCCGCCGCAATCAAATCCAACGCGGAAATTATTCTCACCTTTAACCTACGCGATTTCCCAAACGACATTTTGCAAACTCACAATCTCAAAGCGATCAAGCCCGATAGATTACTCTCGGAACTATTCGATGCCAACGCCGAAAAATTCAATTTAGCATTTGCACGACAACTGAAGAGCTTGAAAAATCCACCAAAAACTGCCGTTGAATTACTGCAAATACTTGAATCACAACCTCTTGAAGAAACAATAGAGAAGTTGAGGAACCATAGAAATCAAGTTTGTTAA
- a CDS encoding nucleotidyltransferase, with product MQAQRVLNSSDVNKAFRDFLKDAINLDGDDVSTARSSRDWLFGQIAGFQNDSTFPKSYSENNIAYGSFARRTKKRPLDDIDVMVCLHAQGSTYDQYTTPYQITIGQDSNLHGLCHDNTRHLNSTKVINKFIQKLSGVPQYSKADLKRNGVAAVLSLTSYDWCFDIVPCFMTTAESNGRTYYLIPDGTGHWMKTDPRIDKNRVTTINQLHDGNILNVIRIIKYWNRRPTMPSMSSYLLEQMILDHYDARSDTASSFVDLEIPRILSHIQFAIHASVLDPAGIKGDLNNVTWADRQKISDTAKLHAAKANEARQLEADGDQAASIKKWAEVFGSEFPV from the coding sequence ATGCAAGCACAAAGAGTATTAAATTCATCCGACGTTAATAAGGCATTTCGCGATTTTTTGAAAGATGCCATCAATCTTGATGGTGATGATGTCAGCACCGCACGCTCTAGCCGCGATTGGCTTTTCGGTCAGATTGCGGGCTTTCAGAATGACTCGACCTTTCCCAAATCATATTCGGAAAACAACATTGCCTATGGATCGTTTGCCAGACGGACGAAAAAGAGACCGTTAGATGATATCGACGTAATGGTTTGTCTTCACGCTCAGGGATCAACTTATGATCAATACACGACGCCGTATCAGATCACGATAGGCCAAGACAGTAATCTGCATGGCCTTTGTCATGACAATACACGACATCTGAATTCGACAAAGGTTATTAACAAGTTCATTCAGAAACTATCAGGCGTTCCTCAGTACTCGAAAGCCGATTTGAAGCGCAACGGTGTAGCTGCAGTACTATCGCTCACGTCCTACGATTGGTGTTTCGATATTGTCCCCTGCTTTATGACCACCGCTGAGAGCAATGGTCGAACGTACTACTTAATTCCGGACGGAACCGGACATTGGATGAAGACCGACCCGCGAATCGACAAGAATCGAGTTACAACGATTAACCAATTGCACGACGGCAATATATTGAACGTAATTCGAATCATTAAGTATTGGAATAGAAGACCGACGATGCCATCAATGTCGTCGTATCTGCTTGAACAGATGATTCTTGACCACTACGATGCTCGGTCCGACACCGCGAGTTCTTTTGTGGATCTGGAAATTCCGAGAATTCTCAGCCATATTCAGTTCGCCATCCACGCCTCTGTCCTCGATCCTGCAGGTATCAAGGGTGATTTGAACAACGTGACTTGGGCGGATAGGCAAAAAATATCTGACACGGCGAAACTTCACGCCGCTAAGGCAAATGAAGCTCGACAATTGGAAGCGGACGGCGATCAGGCCGCTTCGATCAAGAAATGGGCTGAGGTTTTTGGAAGTGAGTTTCCTGTATGA
- the lexA gene encoding repressor LexA yields MARLLRSDDDAYNFICRYFMLNGRAPSFQVIADGLGFASKRSVQLVIDRLRDSGRISNSKGKIELVLSTADFGGERTVPVPLVGTASCGALAFAEQDIEDYIDVSTMIAKPGSKYFILRTKGDSMNLSGIDDGDLVLIRQQSSATEGQKVVGLVNDEATIKHFHREKGLVVLRPNSTDKTIRPIILSEGFSVQGVVIATLPNPF; encoded by the coding sequence ATGGCACGTTTACTTCGATCGGATGATGACGCCTATAATTTCATTTGTCGGTACTTCATGCTAAATGGCAGAGCGCCGTCGTTTCAAGTAATTGCGGATGGTTTGGGGTTTGCATCGAAACGATCTGTGCAGTTAGTCATTGATCGACTTCGCGATTCGGGGCGTATAAGTAATTCCAAGGGAAAGATAGAACTCGTATTATCTACTGCCGATTTCGGCGGTGAACGTACAGTCCCGGTTCCGCTCGTTGGAACGGCATCCTGTGGTGCATTAGCTTTCGCTGAACAGGACATCGAGGATTACATTGATGTCTCAACAATGATTGCAAAACCGGGCTCCAAATACTTCATTTTGCGGACAAAGGGTGACTCTATGAATTTATCGGGAATAGATGATGGCGACCTTGTCTTGATTCGACAACAATCATCAGCCACCGAAGGACAAAAGGTCGTTGGACTTGTAAATGATGAGGCCACGATCAAACATTTTCATCGGGAAAAAGGACTGGTAGTCTTGCGTCCGAATTCTACCGACAAGACTATCCGTCCAATTATTTTGTCGGAAGGATTCTCTGTTCAGGGCGTTGTTATTGCGACATTGCCTAATCCGTTTTAA
- the thiC gene encoding phosphomethylpyrimidine synthase ThiC, producing the protein MKKVNESKNKELTSDEIRFPNSTKIYVTTNGDTRNDAKAELKVPFREIALASTRNQNDELEQNAPIRVYDTSGVYTDESVNCDIREGLPALRRDWIVGRGDVEEYEGREVKPQDNGYLTKGAEAFGVPSSGGPLKNLDFPGLKRAPLRAKAGHCVTQMHYARKGIITPEMEYVAIRENLGRKIAFETLAQGAVDDRSSMLHQHKGESFGASIPEFVTPEFVRDEVARGRAIIPSNINHPESEPMAIGRNFLVKINANIGNSAITSSIEEEVEKMRWSTLWGADTVMDLSTGKNIHATREWILRNSPVPIGTVPIYQALEKVNGKAEDLTWEIYRDTLIEQAEQGVDYFTIHAGVRLPYIPMTANRTTGIVSRGGSIMAKWCLAHHEESFLYTRFREICEIMRTYDVAFSLGDGLRPGSIADANDAAQFAELETLGELTKIAWEMDCQTMIEGPGHVPMHLIKENMDKQLEVCGEAPFYTLGPLTTDIAPGFDHITSAIGAAMIGWFGTAMLCYVTPKEHLGLPNKKDVKDGVIAYKIAAHAADLAKGHPGAQMRDNAVSKARFEFRWEDQFNLALDPIVAKEFHDETLPAEGAKLAHFCSMCGPHFCSMKITQDVREYAKEQNVEAEKALAVGMAEKAAEFKATGSEIYHGNLPDGAKEHH; encoded by the coding sequence ATGAAAAAAGTTAACGAATCAAAAAACAAAGAACTTACCAGCGACGAGATCAGATTTCCCAATTCCACGAAGATCTATGTGACGACGAACGGCGACACGCGCAACGATGCGAAGGCCGAACTGAAAGTGCCGTTTCGCGAGATCGCGCTCGCGTCGACGCGCAACCAGAACGATGAACTCGAACAGAACGCGCCGATCCGCGTTTACGATACGAGCGGCGTTTACACCGACGAATCCGTCAATTGCGACATTCGGGAAGGCTTGCCCGCGCTCCGCCGCGATTGGATCGTCGGCCGCGGCGACGTCGAAGAGTACGAGGGCCGCGAGGTAAAGCCTCAGGACAACGGCTATTTGACGAAAGGCGCGGAAGCGTTTGGAGTTCCGTCTTCAGGCGGCCCTCTTAAGAATCTCGATTTTCCGGGCCTCAAACGAGCGCCGCTGCGCGCAAAGGCGGGCCACTGCGTGACGCAGATGCATTACGCGCGCAAAGGAATCATCACGCCGGAAATGGAATACGTCGCGATTCGCGAAAACCTCGGCCGCAAGATCGCCTTCGAAACTCTCGCGCAGGGCGCGGTCGACGATCGTTCATCAATGCTTCATCAGCACAAAGGCGAATCGTTCGGGGCCTCGATCCCTGAGTTCGTGACTCCCGAGTTCGTCCGCGATGAGGTTGCGCGCGGTCGCGCGATCATCCCGTCGAACATCAATCATCCGGAATCCGAACCGATGGCGATCGGCCGTAATTTTCTCGTCAAGATCAATGCGAACATCGGCAATAGTGCGATTACCAGTTCGATCGAAGAAGAAGTCGAAAAGATGCGCTGGTCGACGCTTTGGGGCGCCGACACGGTGATGGACCTTTCGACCGGCAAAAACATACACGCGACTCGGGAATGGATCCTGCGCAATTCGCCGGTTCCGATCGGGACCGTGCCGATCTATCAGGCGCTCGAAAAGGTAAACGGCAAGGCCGAAGACCTGACCTGGGAGATCTACCGCGATACGCTGATCGAACAGGCCGAGCAGGGCGTCGATTATTTCACGATCCACGCGGGAGTCCGGCTTCCCTATATTCCGATGACGGCGAACCGGACGACCGGAATCGTCTCGCGCGGCGGCTCGATAATGGCAAAATGGTGCCTCGCCCATCACGAAGAGAGTTTTCTCTACACGCGCTTCCGCGAGATCTGCGAGATTATGAGGACGTACGACGTCGCCTTTTCGCTCGGCGACGGACTGCGTCCGGGCTCGATCGCCGACGCCAACGACGCGGCGCAGTTTGCGGAGCTCGAAACGCTTGGCGAACTGACCAAGATCGCCTGGGAAATGGATTGCCAGACGATGATCGAGGGCCCGGGCCACGTCCCGATGCATCTGATCAAAGAAAACATGGACAAGCAGCTCGAGGTCTGCGGCGAAGCGCCGTTCTACACTTTGGGCCCGCTGACAACCGACATCGCTCCGGGGTTCGATCACATCACGTCGGCGATCGGCGCGGCGATGATCGGCTGGTTCGGCACGGCGATGCTCTGCTATGTGACGCCGAAGGAACACCTCGGTTTGCCGAACAAAAAAGACGTCAAAGATGGCGTCATCGCCTACAAAATTGCCGCCCACGCCGCCGATCTCGCCAAAGGCCACCCCGGCGCGCAAATGCGCGACAACGCCGTGTCAAAAGCGAGATTCGAGTTCCGCTGGGAAGACCAGTTCAATTTGGCTCTGGACCCGATCGTCGCCAAAGAATTCCACGACGAAACCCTCCCCGCCGAAGGCGCCAAACTCGCCCATTTCTGCTCAATGTGCGGCCCGCATTTCTGCTCAATGAAGATCACGCAAGACGTACGCGAATACGCGAAAGAACAAAACGTCGAAGCGGAAAAAGCATTGGCAGTCGGAATGGCGGAAAAAGCTGCGGAGTTTAAGGCAACCGGAAGCGAGATTTATCACGGAAATCTGCCTGATGGGGCGAAGGAGCATCATTAA
- a CDS encoding class I SAM-dependent methyltransferase: MINVRETFGDIDIYVFDQIQKGRFRPGMKILDAGCGGGRNVVWFLRNGFEVFGIDVADRAIDDIRVLARSLAPDLPSENFQVAGLGSIPFPDASFDWVISSAVLHFAQDRAEFDRWMTEQWRVLKPGGMFLARIASSIGIKDLLIPTSNGRFLMPDGTERFIVDEEILLESTARLGAQMIEPIKTTNVQNLRCMTTWVLQRGV; this comes from the coding sequence ATGATCAACGTTCGAGAAACTTTCGGCGACATCGACATTTACGTCTTTGATCAGATTCAAAAAGGCCGTTTCCGGCCGGGAATGAAGATTCTCGACGCCGGATGTGGCGGCGGGCGCAACGTCGTCTGGTTCCTGCGAAACGGTTTTGAAGTTTTCGGAATCGACGTCGCTGACCGTGCCATCGACGACATCCGCGTGCTCGCCAGGTCGCTCGCGCCCGACTTGCCGTCCGAGAACTTTCAAGTCGCCGGGCTTGGATCGATCCCGTTTCCGGACGCGAGTTTCGACTGGGTGATTTCGAGCGCGGTTCTGCATTTTGCGCAAGATCGGGCGGAATTCGATCGGTGGATGACGGAACAGTGGCGCGTTCTCAAGCCTGGCGGAATGTTCCTCGCGCGGATCGCATCGTCAATCGGGATCAAGGATCTCCTGATCCCCACCTCGAACGGCCGATTTCTGATGCCGGACGGCACCGAGCGGTTCATCGTCGATGAAGAGATCCTGCTTGAATCAACCGCGAGGCTCGGCGCGCAAATGATCGAGCCGATCAAGACAACGAACGTCCAGAATCTTCGCTGTATGACGACATGGGTCTTGCAGCGTGGGGTTTGA
- a CDS encoding transposase: MANLSEYEKLTVKERRNRTFSEEFRRKKVGEIERCVTSVSEVSREYQVSRSAIYAWMRQYSRMRKKQERLVLESLSDTRKIKALKEKVKELEQAVGQRDTDRFL, translated from the coding sequence ATGGCAAATTTAAGTGAATATGAAAAGCTGACGGTCAAGGAACGACGCAACAGGACTTTCAGTGAAGAGTTCAGGCGAAAGAAAGTGGGTGAGATCGAGCGTTGCGTCACGTCGGTCAGTGAGGTGAGCCGCGAATATCAGGTTTCCCGATCTGCAATATATGCATGGATGCGTCAGTATTCACGTATGAGAAAAAAACAGGAGCGGCTTGTGCTGGAGAGTCTGAGCGACACGAGAAAGATCAAGGCGTTGAAGGAAAAGGTGAAAGAGCTGGAGCAGGCTGTCGGGCAGAGAGATACAGATCGATTTCTTTGA
- a CDS encoding aspartate--ammonia ligase, translating into MDAKLDKRADLAGPGIGNYTEVEKVLPQDYTSLLNPKETQEAITAVKRFIEDGLCEELNLIRVEVPLIVDVDSGVNDYLDRDGSRTPVGFHIKNDNELNPVDAQVVQAATKWKRVALKQFGMDVGEGLVTDMRAVRKDYFLDHDHSAYVDQWDWEKAISDDQRSLDFLTKTVEGIWKVIKGSELFIQDRFPQLKTKYPNLPDKLTFIHAEDILEMYPDLPRKQRETAILQEYPAVFIYGIGWTLADGYPHEMRAADYDDWVTPTVSKEGKPMHGLNGDILVWNPVTKRRHELSSMGVRVNAETLRQQLEMTNQLDFLKMPYHQGVISGELPLSIGGGIGQSRTVMSLLKKAHLGEVSVTVWPKVLKDICRAKNIFVLE; encoded by the coding sequence ATGGATGCTAAATTAGACAAAAGAGCAGATCTTGCCGGTCCGGGAATCGGCAATTATACGGAAGTCGAAAAAGTGCTTCCGCAAGATTACACGTCATTATTGAATCCGAAAGAAACACAGGAAGCGATCACTGCCGTCAAGCGTTTCATCGAAGACGGATTGTGCGAGGAACTTAACCTGATCCGCGTCGAAGTGCCTCTGATCGTCGATGTCGACAGCGGCGTCAACGATTATCTCGATCGCGACGGCTCGCGCACGCCGGTCGGTTTTCATATCAAGAACGACAACGAACTGAATCCCGTTGATGCGCAGGTCGTGCAGGCGGCGACGAAATGGAAGAGGGTCGCGCTCAAACAGTTCGGAATGGATGTCGGCGAGGGACTCGTGACCGATATGCGCGCCGTGCGCAAGGATTATTTTCTCGATCACGACCACAGCGCTTACGTCGATCAGTGGGATTGGGAAAAAGCGATCTCGGACGATCAGCGCAGTCTCGATTTTCTGACGAAGACCGTCGAAGGTATCTGGAAAGTGATCAAGGGCTCGGAACTTTTCATTCAGGATAGATTTCCGCAGCTCAAGACCAAATACCCGAACCTGCCCGACAAACTGACGTTCATACACGCCGAGGACATCCTCGAAATGTACCCCGACCTTCCGCGCAAACAGCGCGAGACGGCGATTCTCCAGGAGTATCCGGCGGTCTTCATCTACGGTATCGGCTGGACGCTCGCCGACGGCTATCCGCACGAGATGCGCGCTGCCGACTATGACGATTGGGTGACGCCGACGGTTTCGAAAGAAGGCAAGCCGATGCACGGACTGAACGGCGACATTCTCGTCTGGAATCCGGTCACGAAACGGCGCCACGAGTTGAGCTCGATGGGCGTCCGCGTCAATGCCGAGACGCTTCGACAGCAGCTCGAGATGACTAATCAGCTCGACTTTCTCAAGATGCCGTATCATCAGGGCGTGATCTCGGGCGAACTGCCGCTGAGCATCGGCGGCGGAATCGGACAATCGCGGACGGTTATGTCGCTGCTCAAAAAAGCGCATCTCGGCGAGGTTTCGGTGACGGTATGGCCGAAGGTCCTGAAGGACATCTGCCGGGCGAAGAATATCTTTGTTTTAGAGTAG